One Chrysiogenia bacterium genomic window carries:
- a CDS encoding YmdB family metallophosphoesterase, with protein sequence DERVLPGGTAYLTDAGMTGPYDSVIGMKKEASLRRFLTGMPSRYECAKNDVRLCGAIVDIDEETGKARGIERVNIPLPG encoded by the coding sequence CCGACGAGCGCGTGCTGCCCGGCGGCACCGCCTACCTCACCGACGCCGGCATGACCGGCCCCTACGACTCGGTCATCGGCATGAAGAAGGAAGCCTCACTCCGGCGCTTCCTGACCGGCATGCCCAGCCGCTACGAGTGCGCCAAGAACGACGTGCGCCTTTGCGGCGCCATCGTCGATATCGATGAAGAAACCGGTAAGGCCCGGGGCATCGAGCGCGTCAATATCCCGCTTCCGGGCTGA